A genomic region of Miscanthus floridulus cultivar M001 chromosome 3, ASM1932011v1, whole genome shotgun sequence contains the following coding sequences:
- the LOC136544567 gene encoding zinc finger BED domain-containing protein RICESLEEPER 2-like translates to METLTPMFAGYLGCDPAPDDPAPGYSLVHQRCACHIINLIVKSGLKRIKPYIEDFRTAINFLNSSNQRIAMFRNYCEAKGMRPRKFGLDMDVRWNATYLMLKHLVPYSEVFSVFINSNYGSALLSPAHWHVAGKILEFLEVFYDSTVTLSGVYYPTSPLVLHHVLEIATHLHACERDVNLRPFVYPMQHKFLKYWKDIPLLYSFAFILDPRAKLRGMQRVLHLLTEYTGTDYTTYYADLKTELHKMFEKYLRKFGVTRSQRVAGPTPPTGKRKQAWGVIFGGSGLPGPSSGTVCSSSHSTASELSSYLDSDCITTYEDGFDILLWWKDHKLTYPILAIMARDIMSVPVSTCSSESCFSLAGRILEERRRSLKPEHVEMLTLLKDWELGEKREQHEAADTKEIEDAFENLFLDEPEGEDDGSGG, encoded by the coding sequence atggaaactTTGACACCCATGTTTGCTGGTTATCTTGGTTGTGATCCTGCACCTGATGATCCTGCACCTGGTTACAGTCTTGTGCATCAACGCTGTGCTTGTCACATTATTAATCTGATAGTCAAATCTGGACTAAAAAGAATCAAACCTTATATAGaggattttagaactgcaattaatttcttgaactcctctaatcaaagaattgctatgtttaGAAACTACTGTGAAGCTAAAGGTATGAGACCTAGAAAATTTGGCTTagacatggatgttagatggaatgctacttaTCTCATGCTAAAACACTTGGTTCCTTACAGTGAAGTATTTTCtgtgttcataaattcaaattatggTTCTGCACTGTTGTCTCCAGCCCATTGGCACGTGGCTGGGAAAATATTGGAGTTCCTGGAAGTATTTTATGACTCTACTGTTACactgtctggtgtttattatcctaccAGTCCTCTTGTGCTGCACCATGTTCTGGAGATTGCAACccatttgcatgcatgtgaaagGGATGTTAATCTTAGACCCTTTGTGTACCCTATGCAGCATAAATTTCTTAAGTATTGGAAGGACATTCCTCTCTTATactcatttgcattcattcttgacccTAGAGCTAAGCTGAGAGGTATGCAAAGGGTCCTCCATTTACTTACTGAATATACTGGTACTGATTACACTACTTACTATGCTGATTTGAAAACTGAGTTGCATAAAATGTTTGAGaaatatttgagaaagtttggtgtAACCAGGTCACAAAGGGTTGCTGGTCCTACCCCACCCACTGGTAAGAGAAAACAGGCTTGGGGGGTAATTTTTGGAGGATCAGGTCTGCCTGGTCCTTCCAGTGGCACTGTCTGTTCTTCTTCTCACTCTACTGCTTCTGAACTTTCAAGCTATTTGGACAGCGACTGCATAACTACTTATGAGGATGGTTTTGACATTCTTCTGTGGTGGAAggaccacaaactaacctatccCATCCTGGCTATTATGGCCAGAGATATCATGTCAGTTCCTGTTTCCACTTGTTCTtcagagtcttgtttcagcttagcAGGGAGGATCCTAGAAGAACGGCGCCGGAGCTTGAAACCAGAACATGTTGAGATGCTGACCTTATTGAAGGACTGGGAGCTAGGAGAGAAGAGGGAACAACATGAAGCTGCTGATACCAAGGAAATTGAAGATGCATTCGAGAATCTGTTCCTGGATGAACCAGAAGGTGAAGATGATGGATCTGGTGGCTGA
- the LOC136542639 gene encoding uncharacterized protein, producing MQRPAPVRKSHTSTADLLIWPEGAPQESPIGATPPSNCRPHQPSEALKKVVFGGQVTEEEAESLNKRKPCSAPKWKEMTGSGIFAAGSEAEEDESANASAIPTRTAPKNYQAISTISHISFAEEESISPKKPTSIAEVAKQRELSGTLLSEDDSKMKRQISDLKSKGLSSHDIFAPPEDPRPRNSENGSTSQTPGKNVSNIKFGEADEDSVVKTAKKIPTKKFTDLAGNIFKGDETPGTAEKHLSTAKLKEMTGSDIFTDGKAPSRDYLGGNRKPPGGESSIALV from the exons ATGCAGAGGCCGGCGCCGGTGAGGAAGTCCCACACGTCGACGGCGGACCTGCTGATCTGGCCGGAGGGGGCGCCGCAGGAGTCGCCCATCGGGGCCACGCCGCCGTCCAACTGCCGGCCGCACCAG CCGTCGGAGGCGCTCAAGAAGGTGGTGTTCGGCGGGCAGGTGACGGAGGAGGAGGCCGAGAGCCTCAACAAGAG GAAACCATGCTCTGCTCCCAAGTGGAAGGAGATGACAGGAAGCGGCATATTTGCAGCTGGGAGCGAggctgaagaagatgaatctgccAATGCCTCTGCAATTCCCACCCGAACGGCTCCAAAGAATTATCAG GCAATTAGTACTATAAGCCACATCTCATTTGCTGAGGAAGAAAGCATTTCTCCAAAGAAGCCGACTTCGATAGCAGAGGTGGCAAAGCAGCGCGAGCTAAGCGGCACGCTTCTGAGCGAGGATGACAGCAAGATGAAGAGGCAGATATCCGACCTGAAATCCAAGGGACTTAGCAGCCACGACATCTTTGCTCCTCCGGAAGATCCACGGCCACGCAACTCCGAGAACGGCTCGACCTCGCAGACCCCGGGCAAAAAT GTAAGCAATATCAAGTTCGGCGAGGCCGACGAGGACAGCGTGGTGAAGACTGCGAAGAAGATCCCCACCAAGAAATTCACTGACCTCGCGGGCAATATCTTCAAGGGTGACGAGACCCCTGGGACGGCAGAGAAGCACCTGAGCACGGCGAAGCTGAAGGAGATGACCGGCAGCGATATCTTCACGGATGGGAAGGCCCCCTCCCGGGACTACCTGGGCGGGAACCGCAAGCCGCCCGGCGGGGAGAGCAGCATTGCACTGGTTTAA